A single genomic interval of Pseudorca crassidens isolate mPseCra1 chromosome 19, mPseCra1.hap1, whole genome shotgun sequence harbors:
- the NEUROD2 gene encoding neurogenic differentiation factor 2: MLTRLFSEPGLLSDVPKFASWGDGDDDEPRSDKGEAPPPPPPPPGPGAPGPARAAKPVPLRADEVPEAALAEVKEEGELGGEEEEEEEEEEGLDEAEGERPKKRGPKKRKMTKARLERSKLRRQKANARERNRMHDLNAALDNLRKVVPCYSKTQKLSKIETLRLAKNYIWALSEILRSGKRPDLVSYVQTLCKGLSQPTTNLVAGCLQLNSRNFLTEQGADGTGRFHGSGGPFAMHPYPYPCSRLAGAQCQAAGGLGSGAAHALRTHGYCAAYETLYAAAGGGGASPDYNSSEYEGPLSPPLCLNGNFSLKQDSSPDHEKSYHYSMHYSALPGSRPTGHGLVFGSSAVRGGVHSENLLSYDMHLHHDRGPVYEELNAFFHN, translated from the coding sequence ATGCTGACCCGCCTGTTCAGCGAGCCCGGTCTCCTCTCGGATGTGCCCAAGTTCGCCAGCTGGGGCGACGGCGACGACGACGAGCCGAGAAGCGACAAGGGCGAGGCGCCGCCGCCACCTCCGCCTCCGCCGGGGCCCGGGGCTCCGGGGCCCGCCCGGGCCGCCAAGCCCGTCCCTCTCCGTGCTGACGAGGTGCCGGAGGCCGCGCTGGCCGAGGTCAAGGAGGAAGGCGAGCTGGGgggcgaggaggaggaggaagaggaggaagaggaagggctgGACGAGGCAGAGGGCGAGCGGCCCAAGAAGCGCGGGCCCAAGAAGCGCAAGATGACCAAGGCGCGCCTGGAGCGCTCCAAGCTGCGGCGGCAGAAGGCGAACGCTCGGGAGCGCAACCGCATGCACGACCTGAACGCGGCGCTGGACAACCTGCGGAAGGTGGTGCCCTGCTACTCCAAGACGCAGAAGCTGTCCAAGATCGAGACGCTGCGCCTCGCCAAGAACTACATCTGGGCGCTCTCTGAGATTCTGCGCTCGGGCAAGCGACCCGACCTGGTGTCCTACGTGCAGACGCTGTGCAAGGGCCTGTCGCAGCCCACCACCAACCTGGTGGCCGGCTGCCTGCAGCTCAACTCGCGCAACTTCCTCACTGAGCAGGGCGCCGACGGCACGGGCCGCTTCCACGGCTCCGGCGGCCCATTCGCCATGCACCCCTACCCGTACCCGTGCTCGCGCCTGGCGGGCGCACAGTGCCAGGCGGCGGGCGGCCTGGGCAGCGGCGCGGCGCACGCCCTGCGGACCCACGGCTACTGCGCCGCCTACGAGACGCTGTACGCGGCGGCTGGCGGCGGCGGTGCGAGCCCGGACTATAACAGCTCCGAGTACGAGGGCCCGCTCAGCCCCCCGCTCTGTCTCAATGGCAACTTCTCGCTCAAGCAGGACTCGTCGCCCGACCACGAGAAGAGCTACCATTACTCTATGCACTACTCGGCGCTGCCCGGCTCGCGGCCCACGGGCCACGGGCTGGTCTTCGGCTCGTCGGCTGTGCGCGGGGGCGTCCACTCGGAGAATCTCTTGTCTTACGATATGCACCTTCACCACGACCGGGGCCCCGTGTACGAGGAGCTCAATGCGTTTTTCCATAACTGA